In Sphingobacterium zeae, one genomic interval encodes:
- a CDS encoding glycoside hydrolase family 28 protein has translation MTPFKRYYSRTLQFALGLFLMLPQIGMSQEPARPIIQQVEFKKDTLNISNYGAKGNGQFLNTATINQTIRTCSERGGGVVLIPAGIWLTGPIEMQSNVNLHLKRDAVLLFTKDFDQYKLVESNWEGEPAWRNQNPISGKNLSNIAITGDGIIDGSGDAWRMVKKSKLTSSQWKNLVASGGTVDSDAAIWYPSESSLRGSKQKKAGVIRPGTTAEDFKDVKDFLRPNLLVFTNCKKVLIEGVTIQNSPAWNIHPLLCDDLTLRKVSVRNPWYGQNGDGVDVESCKNVLIEDCTFDVGDDGICIKSGRDKAGRERGKPTENVIIRNSVVYHAHGGFVIGSEMSGGARNIWVEDCSFIGTDIGLRFKTTRGRGGIVENIFINNINMVDIPGEAILFDMYYAAVDPVPLAGEKRPAIKSVNIPVTEETPQFKNFYIKNIVAKGASKGIFFRGLPEMHIQNIWIEHATLQANKGIEIIEASQINLKNIVLKTQQSNPLITIENSSDIHLDNIQALDAPEVYVQVAGDKSDNIRLTKSNTSSAKVVSQFIAGSTDKSLTIKN, from the coding sequence ATGACTCCGTTTAAAAGGTACTATTCCCGTACATTACAATTCGCACTCGGTTTGTTTCTTATGCTGCCACAGATTGGCATGTCGCAAGAACCGGCTCGTCCAATTATACAGCAGGTCGAATTTAAAAAAGACACTTTAAATATTAGTAATTATGGAGCCAAAGGAAATGGTCAATTTCTGAATACGGCGACTATTAACCAAACCATACGCACATGTAGTGAGCGTGGTGGGGGCGTGGTATTGATCCCTGCAGGGATTTGGCTAACAGGCCCTATTGAGATGCAGAGTAATGTAAATCTACACCTTAAACGAGATGCAGTCCTGCTATTTACCAAGGATTTTGATCAGTACAAACTTGTTGAATCAAATTGGGAAGGAGAGCCAGCATGGCGGAATCAAAACCCAATATCGGGTAAAAATCTAAGCAATATTGCTATTACTGGTGATGGTATTATTGATGGAAGCGGTGATGCCTGGCGGATGGTCAAAAAAAGCAAACTCACAAGCTCTCAATGGAAAAACCTTGTAGCATCTGGCGGTACAGTCGATAGCGATGCCGCAATATGGTACCCATCGGAAAGTTCTCTTAGAGGTTCAAAACAAAAGAAGGCGGGCGTAATCCGTCCGGGTACGACCGCCGAAGACTTCAAAGATGTTAAAGATTTTTTACGCCCCAATCTTTTGGTATTTACAAATTGTAAAAAAGTATTAATAGAAGGGGTTACAATCCAAAACTCGCCAGCCTGGAATATACATCCGCTTTTATGTGATGACCTTACCTTACGTAAAGTATCTGTCCGCAACCCGTGGTATGGCCAGAATGGGGATGGTGTAGACGTTGAATCTTGTAAGAACGTCCTCATTGAAGATTGCACTTTCGATGTTGGTGATGACGGCATTTGTATTAAGTCCGGCCGCGATAAGGCGGGGCGAGAACGAGGTAAACCAACAGAAAATGTCATTATCCGCAACAGTGTTGTTTATCACGCTCATGGCGGCTTTGTGATTGGCAGTGAGATGAGTGGCGGAGCACGCAATATATGGGTTGAAGACTGTTCATTTATTGGTACTGACATTGGACTTCGTTTCAAAACAACAAGGGGCAGAGGTGGAATTGTTGAAAATATATTTATCAATAACATCAATATGGTTGATATCCCTGGTGAAGCGATTTTATTCGATATGTATTATGCTGCTGTAGATCCAGTACCGCTTGCTGGAGAAAAGAGACCGGCGATAAAATCAGTCAACATTCCAGTCACAGAAGAGACACCACAGTTCAAGAATTTCTATATCAAAAATATTGTAGCTAAGGGAGCTTCAAAAGGCATTTTCTTCCGAGGTCTTCCTGAAATGCACATTCAGAACATCTGGATTGAGCATGCAACATTGCAGGCAAATAAAGGAATTGAAATCATTGAAGCTTCGCAAATCAATCTTAAAAATATTGTATTAAAAACACAGCAAAGTAATCCTCTCATTACTATTGAAAACAGCAGCGACATACATTTGGACAATATCCAAGCGCTGGATGCTCCTGAGGTGTATGTCCAAGTAGCTGGCGATAAAAGTGATAATATACGATTAACAAAATCCAATACTTCCTCGGCTAAAGTTGTCAGTCAATTTATTGCAGGAAGTACAGACAAATCCTTAACAATTAAAAATTAG
- a CDS encoding pectinesterase family protein, whose protein sequence is MRATILSLFLIPFFLFAVDIKRYDFTVAADGTGDFTTVQDAVNAVPDFRKKETKIFIKNGTYREKIIVPGSKQFVTLIGEDKFRTVISYDDYAQKKNRFGEEMGTSGSATFYCYGDDFTAINLSFENVSGPVGQAVAAWIAGDRNLFLHCRFLGFQDTLYTYGKGARQFYFQCYIEGTVDFIFGASTAWFEDCELHCKNSGYITAAATPEQADFGYIFNNCKVTGNKDTNSFYLGRPWRPYAKVIFMNCNLPEFIESKGWHNWGKESNEKTAYFAEYNSKGAGSMSQSRVKWSHILTDREVKNITIPHIFKDWTPNLSFDSVSDAR, encoded by the coding sequence ATGCGAGCAACTATACTTTCTCTTTTTTTAATCCCTTTTTTTCTTTTTGCTGTGGACATAAAGCGTTATGACTTTACCGTGGCGGCGGATGGTACTGGAGATTTCACTACGGTTCAAGACGCCGTCAATGCTGTTCCTGATTTTCGAAAAAAGGAGACTAAAATATTTATCAAAAATGGAACCTATCGCGAAAAAATCATTGTGCCGGGAAGTAAGCAGTTTGTCACCTTGATTGGTGAAGATAAATTTCGAACGGTTATCAGTTACGATGATTACGCACAAAAGAAAAATCGTTTTGGCGAAGAAATGGGTACCTCTGGCTCTGCAACATTCTATTGTTATGGCGATGACTTTACAGCTATAAACCTCTCTTTTGAGAACGTATCTGGCCCCGTGGGGCAGGCTGTTGCAGCCTGGATAGCAGGCGATCGCAACTTGTTTCTCCATTGTCGCTTTTTAGGTTTTCAAGACACCTTGTATACCTATGGGAAAGGTGCGAGGCAGTTTTATTTTCAATGCTATATCGAAGGAACGGTGGATTTTATCTTCGGCGCGTCCACAGCTTGGTTCGAGGACTGCGAACTCCATTGCAAAAACAGCGGATATATTACCGCCGCCGCAACTCCAGAGCAAGCAGACTTTGGCTATATTTTTAACAACTGCAAGGTAACAGGAAATAAAGACACAAATAGTTTCTACTTAGGTCGGCCCTGGCGGCCTTATGCCAAAGTAATTTTCATGAATTGTAATCTACCAGAATTTATAGAAAGCAAAGGCTGGCACAACTGGGGAAAGGAATCGAACGAAAAGACAGCGTATTTTGCAGAATATAACAGTAAAGGAGCGGGTTCCATGTCACAAAGTCGTGTCAAATGGAGTCATATCCTAACGGATAGAGAAGTAAAAAACATTACTATTCCGCATATTTTCAAGGATTGGACGCCAAATCTCTCATTCGATAGCGTAAGTGATGCCCGGTAA
- a CDS encoding UDP-N-acetylmuramoyl-tripeptide--D-alanyl-D-alanine ligase yields MDIQSLYQIYKQYPNITTDTRKIGKDSIFFALKGANFNGNTFAENAIEMGAKYVVIDEDIYQKDERYILVDDVLSTLQQLANYHRHQLHIPIIGVTGTNGKTTTKELLYAVVSQKFKAYATKGNLNNHIGVPLTLLAIDDSIELAIIEMGANHLKEIAFLCGIAEPTHGLISNVGKAHLEGFGSFEGVKTTKGELYDWLQDHQGVLFLQADNPHLKEMAAARQITDIVTYGFSENNQVIGKLLKANPLLQIEWQKKGMTDSYVVNTQLTGSYNTENFLAAIAVGLHFDISAEAINRGIEGYTPTNNRSQVMKTAHNTLICDYYNANATSMSAALDNIRIIDAAKKAIVLGDMFELGEESFEEHKKIVENVRSIPADRKIFVGKEFFVHRYEGGEFYETTAEAKQAIRDTPVMNSTVLLKASRGMAFENLVELL; encoded by the coding sequence ATGGATATCCAATCACTCTATCAGATTTATAAACAGTATCCGAATATTACAACAGATACACGTAAAATTGGAAAAGATAGTATCTTTTTCGCTTTAAAAGGGGCTAATTTCAATGGCAATACGTTCGCCGAAAATGCGATTGAAATGGGCGCTAAATATGTTGTTATTGACGAAGATATTTACCAAAAAGATGAAAGGTATATTCTTGTTGATGATGTGCTTAGCACATTACAGCAGCTCGCGAATTATCACCGGCATCAATTGCATATTCCCATTATTGGCGTGACTGGTACGAATGGAAAAACAACAACCAAAGAGCTGTTATATGCAGTGGTTTCACAAAAGTTCAAGGCATATGCAACGAAAGGAAATTTAAATAATCACATTGGAGTTCCGTTAACTTTATTAGCAATAGACGATTCGATCGAACTGGCAATCATAGAAATGGGAGCAAATCATTTAAAAGAAATTGCTTTTTTATGTGGTATTGCCGAACCGACACATGGTTTGATTTCTAACGTTGGTAAAGCACATCTTGAGGGGTTTGGATCTTTTGAAGGTGTAAAGACAACCAAAGGCGAACTCTACGACTGGTTGCAGGATCATCAAGGTGTATTATTTTTGCAGGCGGACAATCCACATCTCAAGGAAATGGCTGCCGCCCGCCAGATAACCGATATTGTTACTTATGGTTTTTCGGAAAATAATCAGGTCATAGGGAAGCTTCTGAAAGCAAATCCTCTGTTGCAAATTGAATGGCAAAAGAAGGGTATGACCGACTCTTATGTAGTAAATACCCAATTAACAGGATCTTATAATACCGAAAATTTTCTAGCTGCTATTGCCGTAGGGCTGCATTTTGACATTTCTGCTGAAGCGATCAATCGGGGGATTGAAGGGTACACCCCAACGAACAATCGTTCTCAGGTGATGAAAACAGCACACAATACACTGATCTGCGATTATTATAATGCAAATGCAACGAGCATGTCCGCTGCACTAGATAATATCCGTATTATTGATGCAGCTAAGAAAGCAATTGTATTGGGAGATATGTTCGAATTGGGAGAAGAATCTTTTGAAGAGCATAAAAAAATTGTCGAAAACGTAAGATCTATCCCCGCTGATCGCAAGATCTTTGTTGGAAAAGAGTTTTTTGTGCATCGATACGAGGGGGGAGAGTTTTATGAAACTACTGCCGAAGCAAAACAAGCCATCCGTGACACGCCAGTAATGAACAGCACGGTTTTACTGAAAGCCTCAAGGGGCATGGCTTTTGAAAATTTAGTCGAATTATTGTAA
- the pelA gene encoding pectate lyase: MKKIAIVSFIAAFLLGRPCVAQALAAKDSLAEKMLVYQLTNGAWPKQLADKSVVDYKLPLTKELLQEIKKTDINHATLDNGATTREINGLINAFKETNNDIYLKAAEKGISYLLSAQYDNGGFPQYYPNKSLYRAEITYNDNAMINALTVLYHVANKRPGFDAVNLAFVSKAQHALAKGIACILKTQVIQEGERTIWAAQYDEQTLIPAQARKFEPPSLSTSESVAIVRFLMLQPVTPEIQQAIEQAINWFQRNDIEGYRFDHVKNTLTGKSERKLIADSSSTIWARFYHLKDNRPLFGDRDNTVKYRFDEVSEERRNGYAWFGNWPEKLIQKDYPKWKKQHQIQ; this comes from the coding sequence ATGAAAAAAATCGCTATTGTAAGTTTCATCGCGGCTTTCTTACTGGGTAGACCATGCGTTGCACAAGCCCTGGCTGCCAAAGATTCACTTGCAGAGAAGATGCTTGTATATCAGCTAACAAATGGTGCCTGGCCTAAGCAGTTGGCCGACAAAAGTGTCGTCGACTATAAGCTTCCACTTACAAAAGAGCTACTGCAAGAGATCAAAAAGACGGATATTAATCATGCCACGCTTGACAATGGTGCGACAACCCGGGAAATAAATGGGTTAATAAACGCTTTTAAGGAGACAAACAATGACATTTACCTGAAGGCTGCCGAAAAAGGCATTTCATATCTCCTATCAGCTCAATATGACAACGGCGGGTTCCCACAGTATTATCCCAATAAATCGCTTTATCGAGCTGAGATTACCTATAACGATAATGCGATGATCAATGCATTGACCGTTCTATACCATGTGGCCAATAAGCGGCCTGGTTTTGACGCTGTTAATCTTGCTTTTGTATCCAAAGCTCAACACGCCTTAGCGAAGGGCATAGCTTGTATTCTAAAAACTCAGGTCATCCAAGAGGGAGAGCGGACTATATGGGCTGCTCAATACGATGAGCAAACATTAATACCTGCCCAAGCCCGAAAATTCGAACCGCCTTCATTGAGTACCAGTGAATCGGTTGCTATCGTCCGTTTTTTAATGCTACAGCCTGTAACGCCCGAGATTCAACAGGCCATTGAACAGGCCATAAATTGGTTTCAACGAAATGATATCGAAGGTTACCGTTTTGATCACGTTAAAAATACGTTGACGGGCAAGAGTGAACGTAAACTTATTGCTGATAGTTCGTCCACGATATGGGCCAGATTTTATCATCTAAAGGACAACCGTCCACTTTTTGGTGATCGAGATAACACGGTCAAATACCGTTTCGATGAAGTATCTGAAGAACGCAGAAATGGATATGCATGGTTTGGAAATTGGCCCGAAAAACTTATACAAAAAGATTATCCAAAGTGGAAAAAACAACATCAAATTCAATAA
- a CDS encoding glycoside hydrolase family 88/105 protein: MRKLFLFFLVLPMFIPFAGFGQQKPLSEQMANTVLEKLYPDSLFDKAGKFPKWSYDMGVIFEGLTAVWRNTGDADYFNYMQSRMDAYLSIPDSIKNYDVEDFNIDNIKNGTTLLMLYKVTGKEKYLQACHRLYAQLQKHPRTHEGGFWHKKIYPYQMWLDGLYMAQPFYAEYASLMNIPSAFDDIANQFVYMEKNARDPKTGLLYHGWDESKKERWSDPKTGLSPHFWARGMGWYVMALVDVLDYFPEDHPRRQELIAILDRTLSAVVKYQDTKTGVWYDIVDLGTRKGNYLESSASSMFVFGLAKSLRKGYIQASFQKYLDRGYQGIVKEFISVAGDNRVDLNKTVQVSGLGGKKYRDGSFAYYMSEPVVTNDPKGIGAFILAASEVEFAQEKKGKKQHVVTLDNYFNNEYKKTASGELKPYHYLWDGEDNNGFSLLGRTFEKNGGKLNTLKSAPTLKNLLKSNVYIIVDPDTEKETKQPHFMNETHAQQIAQWVNKGGVLVLFLNDSGNCEIKKFNMLAQKFGITFNEDSRNRVKGNEFQTGAIPIPKGNIVFPNTSKIYIKEISTLQVKAPAQALIQDHGDTIIATAKYGKGTVFAIGDPWLYNEYTDGRKLPKEYENFTAANDLVQWLFKQVNN; this comes from the coding sequence ATGAGAAAGTTATTTTTATTTTTTTTAGTCCTGCCGATGTTTATTCCATTCGCTGGGTTTGGACAACAGAAACCTCTTTCTGAACAAATGGCCAACACAGTACTTGAAAAACTTTATCCAGATTCTTTATTTGATAAGGCGGGTAAATTTCCAAAATGGTCTTACGATATGGGCGTTATTTTTGAAGGCTTAACAGCGGTATGGCGCAATACAGGAGATGCAGATTATTTTAACTATATGCAATCCCGCATGGATGCTTACCTGAGTATACCTGATTCTATTAAAAATTATGATGTCGAAGACTTCAATATTGACAATATCAAAAACGGTACAACCCTATTAATGCTATATAAAGTAACAGGCAAAGAAAAATACCTTCAGGCATGCCATCGGTTATATGCACAACTTCAAAAACATCCTCGTACTCATGAGGGCGGTTTTTGGCATAAGAAGATTTATCCTTATCAGATGTGGTTGGATGGCCTTTACATGGCCCAGCCTTTCTATGCTGAATACGCTAGCCTTATGAATATTCCATCCGCTTTTGATGATATCGCAAACCAATTTGTTTACATGGAAAAAAATGCCCGTGATCCAAAAACTGGGCTTTTGTATCATGGTTGGGACGAATCAAAAAAGGAACGCTGGTCCGATCCAAAAACGGGTCTATCACCACATTTTTGGGCCCGCGGTATGGGCTGGTATGTAATGGCTTTGGTAGACGTGTTGGATTATTTTCCGGAAGATCACCCGCGCAGACAGGAACTGATCGCAATCTTAGATCGAACCTTATCGGCCGTTGTTAAATACCAGGACACCAAAACTGGAGTTTGGTACGATATTGTGGATTTGGGAACGAGAAAGGGAAATTATTTAGAGTCTTCAGCTTCCAGTATGTTCGTATTTGGATTAGCGAAATCATTACGTAAGGGGTATATTCAAGCATCGTTTCAGAAATATTTGGATCGGGGCTATCAAGGGATCGTAAAGGAATTTATTAGCGTTGCTGGAGATAACCGCGTAGACCTCAACAAAACGGTGCAGGTTTCTGGTTTAGGCGGAAAAAAATATCGCGACGGTAGTTTTGCATATTACATGAGTGAACCCGTTGTTACTAACGACCCAAAAGGTATTGGTGCCTTTATCCTTGCCGCATCAGAAGTTGAATTTGCTCAGGAAAAGAAAGGCAAAAAACAACATGTCGTCACACTGGATAATTATTTCAACAATGAATATAAAAAGACGGCATCAGGTGAGCTTAAACCCTATCACTACCTTTGGGATGGTGAAGACAACAACGGGTTTTCCTTATTGGGTAGGACATTTGAAAAAAATGGAGGGAAGTTAAACACTTTAAAGTCAGCACCTACATTAAAAAATCTCTTGAAATCCAATGTTTACATTATTGTGGATCCTGACACAGAGAAAGAAACCAAACAGCCACATTTTATGAACGAAACCCATGCACAGCAGATTGCTCAATGGGTGAACAAGGGAGGTGTACTTGTTCTCTTCTTAAATGATAGCGGTAACTGCGAGATTAAGAAATTCAATATGCTAGCGCAAAAGTTCGGCATTACATTCAATGAAGATAGCCGTAATCGCGTAAAAGGAAATGAATTTCAAACAGGCGCAATACCTATCCCGAAAGGTAATATCGTATTTCCAAATACATCCAAAATATATATCAAGGAAATTTCAACATTACAGGTAAAAGCTCCCGCTCAGGCATTGATTCAAGACCATGGTGACACGATCATTGCTACAGCAAAATATGGAAAAGGAACGGTATTTGCCATCGGAGATCCCTGGTTGTATAATGAGTATACAGACGGGCGAAAGTTGCCGAAAGAATACGAAAATTTTACTGCTGCCAATGATTTAGTGCAATGGTTATTTAAACAGGTCAATAACTAA
- a CDS encoding ABC transporter ATP-binding protein has protein sequence MSQDKITGKTYDINLVKRMSRYMRPYHVAFWISVVLTILLAAVAPALPMLIQHTLDNYILNFDTSGLSFMLIAMLALVILQTLIRYYHTLMTNTLGQSVIRDIRIQVFNHIVQLRLKYFDRTALGKLITRTISDLETLSNIFSEGLIQIIGDLLQLIVILVVMFYSDWKLTLIVLIPMPLMVGATYVFKEAMKSAFIDVRKWVSNLNTFLQEHITGVGIIQYFAREKQEMDKFKEINAQHRNAHIRTNWYFSIFFPVLEIIMAIALGLLVWFGSKQIMGDVISPGVVVAFIMYINMIFRPIRELIDKFNTLQMGMVSAERIFEVLDTNEKTPNLGTLKPHHINGEITFKHVWFAYNEENWVLKDVNFNVNPGETLALVGATGAGKSSTINILSRFYEINKGEILLDGHNIRDYDLDYLRNTIATVLQDVFLFSDSVLNNITLGDPRISREQVIEAAKEVGAHNFIMRLPGGYDYDVKERGATLSAGQAQLISFIRALVHDPRILILDEATSSVDTETEELIQYAIDNLMKGRTSIVIAHRLSTIQKADKIIVLDKGEIKEIGTHQELLSFDGYYKKLYDLQFHSAGI, from the coding sequence GTGAGTCAAGATAAAATAACTGGTAAAACCTACGATATCAATCTGGTAAAGCGCATGAGTCGCTATATGCGGCCGTATCATGTCGCATTTTGGATATCGGTCGTTCTAACGATATTATTAGCCGCTGTGGCGCCCGCTTTGCCCATGCTCATTCAGCATACACTAGATAACTACATTTTAAACTTCGATACAAGCGGATTATCTTTTATGTTGATAGCGATGTTGGCCCTGGTCATCCTGCAGACTTTGATCCGTTATTATCATACCCTAATGACGAATACCCTGGGGCAATCCGTAATTCGCGATATTCGAATTCAGGTATTTAATCACATCGTACAACTCAGACTGAAATATTTCGATCGTACGGCATTGGGGAAATTGATTACACGTACCATCTCTGATCTGGAAACCCTTTCAAATATTTTTTCTGAAGGGTTGATTCAAATTATTGGTGATCTATTGCAGCTGATTGTTATTCTGGTTGTCATGTTTTACTCCGACTGGAAACTGACATTGATTGTTTTGATTCCAATGCCTTTGATGGTGGGCGCGACTTATGTGTTTAAAGAGGCGATGAAGTCTGCTTTTATTGATGTGAGAAAATGGGTTTCCAACTTAAATACTTTTCTGCAAGAACACATTACGGGAGTCGGTATTATCCAGTATTTTGCGCGCGAAAAGCAAGAAATGGATAAGTTTAAGGAGATTAATGCACAACATCGAAATGCACATATCCGGACGAATTGGTACTTCTCCATCTTTTTTCCCGTTTTGGAAATTATCATGGCCATTGCCCTGGGCTTATTGGTCTGGTTCGGTTCCAAGCAGATTATGGGGGATGTGATCTCTCCAGGTGTCGTGGTCGCCTTTATCATGTATATCAATATGATCTTTAGACCCATCCGGGAGCTTATAGATAAGTTTAATACCCTTCAAATGGGTATGGTGAGCGCTGAGCGCATCTTTGAAGTGCTGGACACTAACGAAAAGACACCAAATTTAGGGACTTTGAAACCCCATCATATCAACGGAGAAATTACATTCAAACACGTTTGGTTTGCCTATAATGAAGAAAACTGGGTACTGAAAGATGTGAACTTCAATGTCAATCCAGGGGAGACTTTGGCTTTAGTGGGTGCTACTGGTGCCGGAAAGTCTTCTACGATCAACATTCTGAGCCGGTTTTATGAAATAAATAAAGGTGAAATTTTGTTGGATGGCCATAACATCCGCGATTATGATCTTGATTACCTGAGAAATACAATAGCAACGGTATTGCAGGATGTATTCCTTTTTTCAGATAGTGTTCTCAACAATATTACGCTCGGGGATCCTAGGATCTCTCGGGAGCAGGTAATTGAAGCCGCGAAAGAAGTTGGAGCGCATAATTTTATTATGCGGCTGCCTGGCGGCTATGATTATGATGTGAAAGAGCGGGGAGCAACTTTGTCTGCCGGACAGGCTCAGTTGATTTCTTTTATACGGGCACTGGTGCACGATCCCCGGATTCTTATCTTGGATGAAGCGACCTCTTCGGTGGATACCGAAACAGAAGAGCTAATCCAATATGCAATTGACAATTTAATGAAGGGGAGAACATCAATTGTTATTGCTCACCGCTTGTCCACCATTCAAAAGGCGGACAAGATTATTGTGTTGGATAAAGGCGAAATAAAGGAAATCGGAACACATCAAGAATTGTTATCTTTTGATGGTTATTACAAAAAACTATACGACTTGCAATTTCATTCCGCAGGAATTTAA
- the truA gene encoding tRNA pseudouridine(38-40) synthase TruA: protein MNKKRFFLEIAYFGQAYHGWQIQNNAISVQEVLNNALEILLREPIETTGAGRTDTGVHAKQLYAHFDAVPVGILQKADRFIHSLNALLPFDVAVKRLIDVGPEAHARFDATQRSYEYHLHFHKDPFLYPYSCFMRDRPDVEKMNEAAQFLLGKQDFECFSKSHTQVFTNICDIRRAEWVWHNEQQLVFHISADRFLRNMVRAIVGTSLEIGLKGKPISFMQEVIQSKNRGKAGVSVPAHGLYLTEVAYPYL from the coding sequence ATGAATAAAAAACGATTTTTTTTAGAAATAGCCTATTTTGGGCAGGCTTATCATGGTTGGCAGATTCAGAATAATGCAATTTCAGTGCAAGAAGTACTGAATAATGCGCTTGAAATCCTATTGCGGGAACCTATCGAAACAACCGGTGCTGGCCGCACAGATACCGGTGTTCATGCCAAACAATTGTATGCACATTTTGATGCTGTTCCTGTGGGCATTTTGCAAAAAGCAGATCGATTTATTCATTCACTCAATGCCCTATTGCCTTTTGATGTGGCAGTAAAGCGCTTGATTGACGTGGGGCCTGAAGCGCATGCACGTTTTGATGCGACACAAAGATCATATGAATACCACCTTCATTTTCATAAAGATCCTTTCTTATATCCCTATTCATGTTTTATGCGCGATCGCCCAGATGTAGAAAAGATGAATGAAGCGGCACAATTCTTATTAGGTAAGCAAGATTTCGAATGCTTTAGTAAGTCTCATACGCAGGTGTTTACAAATATTTGCGATATTCGTAGAGCAGAGTGGGTATGGCATAATGAGCAACAATTGGTTTTTCACATTTCAGCAGATCGTTTTTTGCGTAATATGGTGCGTGCTATTGTGGGCACATCGTTAGAAATCGGATTAAAGGGGAAGCCAATTTCGTTTATGCAAGAGGTAATTCAGAGCAAGAACCGAGGTAAAGCTGGCGTTTCCGTGCCGGCACATGGCTTGTATTTAACAGAAGTAGCATATCCTTATTTATAG
- a CDS encoding PglD-related sugar-binding protein, giving the protein MLYIYGATAHAKTAVDVAEDLAIDIGGLIDKSLLIEDVFDYEVQLHHQGKEREEEFFIAVKNPGLRQRIVSENAGWNYKTLIHPKAFVSKRAEIGEGTIILPGASVAPDVQIGDHCVISGSAVIESNTIIEDFVNIGPNVSIGSNVLVGRGSEIKANTRIEDEETIPKESIIA; this is encoded by the coding sequence ATGTTATATATATACGGTGCAACTGCCCACGCAAAAACTGCAGTCGATGTAGCAGAAGACCTAGCGATTGATATTGGTGGTCTTATTGACAAATCGCTGCTCATTGAAGATGTATTCGATTATGAGGTTCAACTTCATCATCAAGGTAAAGAAAGGGAAGAAGAGTTCTTTATTGCAGTCAAAAATCCGGGTCTTCGTCAACGGATTGTATCGGAAAATGCTGGCTGGAACTACAAGACGCTCATACATCCGAAAGCTTTCGTATCAAAGAGAGCCGAAATCGGAGAGGGTACTATTATCCTTCCTGGCGCTTCTGTCGCTCCTGATGTGCAAATAGGAGACCACTGCGTTATCTCGGGCTCTGCTGTTATCGAAAGTAATACCATTATTGAAGATTTTGTCAATATCGGACCAAATGTGTCAATTGGATCAAATGTTCTTGTAGGACGAGGTTCCGAAATTAAAGCAAATACACGTATTGAGGATGAAGAAACTATTCCTAAAGAGAGTATTATTGCTTAA
- a CDS encoding DUF4293 domain-containing protein, which produces MIQRIQTVYLLIAGLVIFGLFLFPYVNYSDLVGLGKNVKVTGVYGVAAGQSVHEGGFGYILQTVATVLLGGLPIFTIFKFKKRKVQLLLIWVEIVAIILFAIWLYSSASTHLATVSQFLGAGNIGVGFFLLPISIIFCALAMGGVRKDEKLIRSADRLRA; this is translated from the coding sequence ATGATTCAACGTATCCAAACTGTTTATCTGCTGATAGCAGGATTAGTCATATTCGGCTTGTTTCTATTTCCCTATGTTAATTATAGCGATTTAGTGGGTTTAGGGAAAAATGTAAAAGTAACTGGCGTGTATGGTGTGGCTGCAGGCCAGTCTGTACATGAAGGGGGATTCGGGTATATCCTTCAGACTGTAGCAACCGTTTTGTTAGGAGGACTTCCGATATTTACGATATTTAAGTTTAAAAAACGTAAAGTCCAACTTTTGCTAATCTGGGTAGAGATTGTGGCGATTATACTATTTGCAATATGGTTATATTCATCTGCAAGTACCCATTTAGCTACAGTAAGCCAATTTTTGGGTGCTGGAAATATCGGCGTAGGCTTCTTTTTATTGCCAATTTCGATTATTTTCTGTGCGTTAGCCATGGGGGGCGTGCGTAAAGATGAAAAGTTAATCCGATCTGCGGATCGCTTACGGGCATAA